A single genomic interval of Bdellovibrionota bacterium harbors:
- a CDS encoding flagellar motor protein MotB translates to MAARRKRKDEQENNERWLISYADFITLLFAFFVVMYATSQSDNEKQAKFEKSFKQAMGMFSSSGSRDGILSDPFPSHMKDGSPIDVPIKVFQDPKASRKELRDALWQLIYSKMTEEQIKEAGLDIYDDEHGVRITLTAAQLFPAGSAKILPDALKRLDKVGDILKLAERRMIVEGHTDDEVIASDAFPSNWELAGARASTIVRYLIKRHKVPSDLLSVASYADQKPLVQNNSAENRAKNRRIEILITTI, encoded by the coding sequence ATGGCGGCCAGAAGAAAAAGAAAAGACGAACAAGAAAATAACGAGCGCTGGTTAATTTCCTATGCTGATTTTATCACGCTTCTCTTTGCATTCTTTGTAGTGATGTATGCGACTTCGCAATCTGATAACGAAAAGCAGGCGAAGTTTGAAAAGTCATTTAAACAAGCCATGGGCATGTTCTCTTCGAGTGGATCAAGAGATGGAATTCTCAGTGATCCATTTCCATCCCATATGAAGGATGGATCTCCAATTGATGTTCCAATAAAAGTTTTTCAAGATCCTAAGGCTTCAAGAAAAGAATTAAGGGACGCTCTCTGGCAATTGATCTATAGCAAAATGACAGAAGAGCAAATCAAAGAAGCGGGATTAGATATTTACGATGATGAACACGGCGTGAGAATCACGCTCACCGCGGCTCAACTCTTTCCGGCGGGTTCTGCAAAAATTCTTCCCGATGCACTTAAGAGACTAGATAAAGTCGGAGATATTTTAAAATTGGCCGAGCGTAGAATGATCGTAGAGGGTCATACAGATGACGAGGTCATTGCAAGCGATGCATTTCCGAGTAATTGGGAGTTGGCAGGTGCCAGAGCATCCACCATTGTGAGATACCTTATTAAAAGGCATAAAGTTCCGAGTGATTTATTGTCGGTCGCATCTTATGCGGATCAAAAGCCTTTGGTGCAGAATAATTCGGCGGAAAATCGTGCGAAGAACCGCCGAATCGAAATTTTGATTACAACTATCTAG
- a CDS encoding flagellar motor protein, with product MDMRVVIGIALAFAGIILGFVIDEGNIGAIVQGSAALIVFGGTFGAVLVGSTKQDLKLATSLFKKLFDDSYEKLPGKVYGEINQCAVLARKESILQIEKRLDSFSHPFMSSVFRFVVDGVDPKVIKKVFLDEIKQEEEKQLSGAKLFMDAGGFAPTIGIIGAVLGLIHVMGNLTDTSKLGAGIAVAFVATLYGVGSANLLFIPIANKLKRIVQEEVKLKEMILTGALSVVSGYNPYIIEEQLRPFLTEEIEKK from the coding sequence ATGGACATGCGAGTCGTAATAGGAATTGCTCTAGCATTTGCGGGGATTATTTTAGGATTTGTAATCGATGAAGGAAATATCGGCGCAATCGTTCAGGGATCAGCAGCCCTTATCGTCTTTGGTGGAACCTTCGGAGCAGTTTTAGTGGGAAGTACAAAGCAAGATTTAAAGCTTGCAACTTCTCTTTTTAAAAAATTATTTGATGACTCGTACGAAAAGCTACCCGGGAAAGTTTATGGAGAAATTAATCAATGCGCAGTTCTTGCAAGAAAAGAATCCATTCTACAAATAGAAAAAAGATTAGATTCTTTTAGTCATCCTTTTATGTCTTCGGTATTTAGATTCGTGGTTGATGGTGTAGACCCAAAAGTTATTAAAAAAGTATTCTTAGATGAAATCAAACAAGAAGAAGAAAAACAATTGTCAGGTGCTAAACTATTTATGGACGCGGGTGGATTTGCACCAACCATTGGAATCATCGGAGCCGTACTGGGCTTAATTCACGTTATGGGAAATTTGACTGATACATCTAAATTGGGTGCAGGTATTGCGGTGGCTTTCGTTGCAACGTTATATGGAGTCGGATCGGCCAACTTACTTTTTATTCCCATTGCCAATAAGCTAAAAAGAATTGTCCAAGAAGAAGTGAAATTAAAGGAAATGATTCTTACAGGAGCGCTCAGCGTGGTGAGTGGATACAACCCCTACATTATTGAAGAACAATTGAGACCCTTCTTGACTGAAGAAATAGAGAAAAAATAA
- a CDS encoding NAD-dependent epimerase/dehydratase family protein: MKVLVTGATGFVGQNLVNYLLEQGLDVRVLIRDPSKATSFSKKIEIVKGDVTNLDSLIQATKDIESVFHLAGVIGYTKTQRKEMDRVNIGGTENVIQAVEKNKVKKLLHFSSVVAIGASFDKKPLNEESPYNVHHLDLGYFETKHEAEKKVKAAFDQGRIDTVIVNPSTIYGYGDATKGSRGFQIKVAQGKIPVYPPGGVNVISIEDICEATLKALHIGRSGERYILSGENLLLKEVFEIIAKEANVEPPKIPLGKSVLMAIGKTGDLLEKIGKKGPMNSENAWTSSLYHWFDNSKAKRELQLNPKPAKFAIHNSVQWMKDHKLIKS, encoded by the coding sequence ATGAAAGTTTTAGTCACTGGTGCAACGGGCTTCGTTGGACAAAATTTAGTTAACTATTTATTGGAACAAGGTCTAGATGTCAGAGTGCTCATCAGAGATCCTTCGAAAGCCACTTCTTTTTCAAAAAAAATAGAAATCGTTAAAGGCGATGTCACAAATCTCGACAGCCTTATTCAAGCTACAAAAGATATCGAAAGTGTTTTTCACTTGGCTGGAGTCATTGGCTACACCAAAACTCAAAGAAAAGAAATGGACCGAGTGAACATTGGTGGAACAGAAAATGTAATTCAAGCTGTTGAAAAAAATAAAGTAAAAAAACTGCTGCACTTTAGTTCAGTCGTAGCTATTGGTGCAAGCTTTGACAAAAAACCTCTCAACGAAGAAAGCCCCTACAATGTTCATCACCTAGATCTTGGATACTTCGAAACAAAACACGAAGCAGAAAAAAAAGTAAAAGCAGCTTTTGATCAAGGTCGCATCGATACAGTGATTGTCAATCCAAGTACTATTTACGGTTATGGAGATGCTACGAAAGGCTCTCGAGGATTTCAAATCAAAGTTGCTCAAGGCAAAATCCCTGTCTATCCTCCGGGCGGTGTGAATGTGATTTCAATCGAAGACATTTGCGAAGCAACTTTGAAAGCACTACATATTGGTAGATCAGGGGAAAGGTATATTCTTTCGGGAGAGAATTTACTCTTGAAAGAAGTTTTTGAAATCATTGCCAAGGAAGCCAATGTGGAACCACCAAAAATTCCACTCGGTAAATCTGTGCTTATGGCTATCGGAAAAACTGGAGATCTCCTCGAAAAAATTGGCAAAAAAGGTCCTATGAATAGCGAAAATGCATGGACCTCTAGTCTTTATCATTGGTTTGACAACTCCAAGGCAAAAAGAGAATTGCAGTTAAATCCTAAGCCTGCTAAATTTGCTATTCACAATAGCGTTCAGTGGATGAAAGATCACAAGTTAATCAAATCTTAA
- a CDS encoding biosynthetic peptidoglycan transglycosylase, whose product EDGGFYTHKGFDVEELKNSFMKNIKKMSFARGGSTITQQLAKNLYLTPEKTLTRKLKELILTKRIEERYSKDVILEKYLNVVEFGKGIYGIKAATEYYFQKPPSMVTPLEAAFIAFLLPNPDKYAVSFKKKELTPFARSRIKDILFKMQHYKKIHPAEHSTAKAQLQTMFKLAPEMEGESEDAEYYSDSDGATYDMTEIRKQQDESINKLESLPDNPPDSLETVYPDEIPASETYEVN is encoded by the coding sequence CCGAAGATGGTGGATTTTATACTCATAAAGGTTTCGATGTTGAAGAATTAAAAAATAGCTTTATGAAAAACATAAAAAAAATGTCTTTCGCTCGTGGCGGATCAACGATCACACAACAGTTAGCAAAAAATCTTTATTTGACTCCCGAAAAAACTCTAACCCGAAAACTAAAAGAGCTGATCCTGACAAAAAGAATCGAGGAAAGATATTCTAAGGATGTTATCTTAGAAAAATATTTAAATGTGGTAGAGTTTGGAAAAGGCATTTACGGCATCAAGGCCGCCACCGAATATTATTTCCAGAAGCCGCCTTCGATGGTGACTCCACTTGAGGCCGCATTCATTGCTTTCTTACTTCCAAATCCAGATAAATATGCCGTAAGTTTTAAAAAGAAAGAGCTCACGCCATTTGCCAGAAGCCGGATCAAAGATATTCTATTTAAAATGCAACACTACAAAAAAATTCATCCAGCAGAGCATTCAACTGCAAAAGCTCAGCTCCAAACTATGTTTAAACTTGCTCCTGAAATGGAAGGTGAGTCTGAAGATGCAGAATATTATTCTGATTCAGATGGAGCAACCTACGACATGACTGAGATTCGAAAACAACAAGATGAATCCATCAACAAACTAGAGTCTCTTCCCGATAATCCACCGGATTCTTTAGAAACGGTTTATCCTGATGAAATTCCTGCATCAGAAACTTACGAAGTGAATTAA